In Cervus canadensis isolate Bull #8, Minnesota chromosome 6, ASM1932006v1, whole genome shotgun sequence, one DNA window encodes the following:
- the OAZ2 gene encoding LOW QUALITY PROTEIN: ornithine decarboxylase antizyme 2 (The sequence of the model RefSeq protein was modified relative to this genomic sequence to represent the inferred CDS: deleted 1 base in 1 codon) yields MINTQDSSILPLSNCPQLQCCRHIVPGPLWCSDAPHPLSKIPGGRGGGRDPSLSALIYKDEKLTVTQDLPVNDGKPHIVHFQYEVTEVKVSSWDAVLSSQSLFVEIPDGLLADGSKEGLLALLEFAEEKMKVNYVFICFRKGREDRAPLLKTFSFLGFEIVRPGHPCVPSRPDVMFMVYPLDQNLSEED; encoded by the exons TAGTATTTTGCCTTTGAGTAACTGTCCCCAGCTCCAGTGCTGCAGGCACATTGTTCCGGGGCCTCTGTGGTGCTCC GATGCCCCTCACCCACTGTCGAAGATCCCCGGTGGGCGAGGGGGCGGCAGGGATCCTTCTCTCTCAGCTCTAATATATAAG GACGAGAAGCTCACTGTGACCCAGGACCTCCCTGTGAATGATGGAAAGCCTCACATCGTCCACTTCCAGTATGAGGTCACCGAGGTGAAGGTCTCTTCCTGGGATGCAGTCCTGTCCAGCCAGAGCCTGTTTGTAGAAATTCCAGATGGATTATTAGCTGATGGGAGCAAAGAAGG ATTGTTAGCACTGCTAGAGTTTGCTGAAGAGAAGATGAAAGTGAACTACGTCTTCATCTGCTTCAGGAAGGGCCGGGAAGACAGAG CTCCACTCCTGAAGACCTTCAGCTTCTTGGGCTTTGAGATTGTGCGTCCAGGCCATCCCTGTGTCCCCTCTCGACCAGATGTGATGTTCATGGTTTACCCCCTGGACCAGAACTTGTCCGAGGAGGACTAA